A genomic region of Notamacropus eugenii isolate mMacEug1 chromosome 3, mMacEug1.pri_v2, whole genome shotgun sequence contains the following coding sequences:
- the UCN3 gene encoding urocortin-3: MLFPAQFLFLLLLLVSSGTGNSHKLYQTESIFSCINTALSRAKSQLGNESSLSKRSFGYIPSEDLSSEEEDKEEKEEDEEDKEKRTLSGGSGGIGDGIEGTRYKYQSQAQLTRKLYQNKAQTDRRTKFTLSLDVPTNIMNILFNIAKAKNLKAKAAANAHLMAQIGRRK; the protein is encoded by the coding sequence ATGCTGTTTCCTGCTCAATTTCTGTTCCTACTGCTACTTCTTGTATCCTCGGGAACAGGCAACTCCCACAAACTCTATCAGACAGAGTCTATCTTCAGTTGTATTAATACAGCCCTATCCAGGGCTAAGAGTCAGCTAGGTAATGAGTCCTCACTGAGCAAAAGGAGCTTTGGTTACATTCCCAGTGAAGATCTATCATCTGAGGAGGAagacaaagaggagaaagaagaggatgaaGAGGACAAGGAAAAAAGAACTTTATCTGGGGGTAGTGGTGGGATTGGGGATGGGATTGAGGGTACCAGGTATAAGTACCAGTCCCAAGCACAGCTAACAAGGAAACTATACCAGAACAAAGCCCAGACTGATCGGCGCACTAAGTTCACTCTGTCTCTTGATGTCCCTACCAACATTATGAATATCCTCTTCAACATAGCCAAGGCCAAGAACTTGAAGGCCAAAGCAGCTGCCAATGCTCACCTTATGGCACAAATTGGGCGGAGGAAATAA